One part of the Phragmites australis chromosome 3, lpPhrAust1.1, whole genome shotgun sequence genome encodes these proteins:
- the LOC133912884 gene encoding uncharacterized protein LOC133912884 isoform X2, protein MLQKQEWVKTQDMLKSKLILGDDFDWSFPSMGSNSENNHSRGKLKYISGVDISFLKEDPSIASVTVTQIRLVCQGSVVLVCQDDWSIVCLAGYR, encoded by the exons ATGCTGCAGAAACAAGAATGGGTCAA GACACAGGACATGCTCAAGAGTAAGCTAATTCTTGGAGATGATTTCGACTGGAGTTTTCCTTCAATGGGATCAAATTCAGAAAACAATCATTCAAGGGGCAAACTGAAGTATATAAGCGGGGTTGACATTAGCTTCTTGAAGGAAGACCCATCCATAGCAAGCGTCACAGTG ACTCAGATAAGACTGGTCTGCCAAGGTTCAGTAGTTTTGGTGTGCCAAG ATGACTGGAGTATTGTCTGTTTAGCCGGATACAGATGA
- the LOC133912884 gene encoding uncharacterized protein LOC133912884 isoform X1: MLQKQEWVKTQDMLKSKLILGDDFDWSFPSMGSNSENNHSRGKLKYISGVDISFLKEDPSIASVTVVVLEADTFLLSEKYCTLYSFFWTQIRLVCQGSVVLVCQDDWSIVCLAGYR, from the exons ATGCTGCAGAAACAAGAATGGGTCAA GACACAGGACATGCTCAAGAGTAAGCTAATTCTTGGAGATGATTTCGACTGGAGTTTTCCTTCAATGGGATCAAATTCAGAAAACAATCATTCAAGGGGCAAACTGAAGTATATAAGCGGGGTTGACATTAGCTTCTTGAAGGAAGACCCATCCATAGCAAGCGTCACAGTGGTAGTTCTGGAAGCCGATACTTTTTTGCTTTCAGAGAAGTATTGCACACTATACTCCTTTTTTTGG ACTCAGATAAGACTGGTCTGCCAAGGTTCAGTAGTTTTGGTGTGCCAAG ATGACTGGAGTATTGTCTGTTTAGCCGGATACAGATGA